The following coding sequences are from one Burkholderia stabilis window:
- a CDS encoding TonB-dependent receptor, with the protein MLFAAVAQAQTDAPAASGTASAAPLAPIFVTANPLGDTELIAPTVQLSGDALTRRQADSLGETLNGLPGVSTTTYGPMVGRPIIRGMDGDRIRLLQNGVAAYDASSLSYDHAVPQDPLSIERVEIVRGPAALLYGGNAVGGVVNTIDNRIPREAIEGVTGALDARYGGANSVRAGAAQVEGGNGRFAFHVDAFDRETSKLRIPGYARSSTQRAIDGPDTPQPYGSVPNSDGRVHGGALGASYTWADGFAGLSYSGYESNYGSVAESDVRLRMRQERLAFASEVRNLSGPFTKLKFDFAYTDYRHKEVDNGETATTFRNRGYEARIEARHRKIGPFEGAIGVQFGQNTFSALGDEMLVPSTRTNSVALFGLEEWQVVPALKLSLGGRFEHVKVDPDPAGVEKFAGAQPRDFNAGSLSAGALFTLTPVWSVAANVAYTERAPTFYELYSNGPHDATGQFLIGNPNASKEKAVSTDLSLRYASGPNRGSVGVFYNRFSNYLTEYNTGRVVNDDGEPVAPGTDGSLNEAIYRGVRAEFYGVELDGKWRAFSRRGHTVDLELTADYTHARNVDTGQPLPRIAPLRATLAADYGYGPFGARAQVTHAWSQHRVPDNDFSTDGYTSLGVMLTYKFRVGATRWLAYLRGDNLTNQEIRYATSVVRGFAPEGGRSVMAGLRTTF; encoded by the coding sequence ATGCTGTTCGCCGCCGTCGCACAAGCGCAGACCGATGCGCCCGCCGCATCGGGCACCGCTTCGGCCGCCCCGCTCGCGCCGATCTTCGTGACCGCGAACCCGCTCGGCGACACCGAACTGATCGCGCCGACCGTCCAGCTTTCCGGCGACGCGCTCACGCGCCGCCAGGCCGACTCGCTCGGCGAAACGCTCAACGGGCTGCCCGGCGTATCGACCACCACCTACGGGCCGATGGTCGGCCGCCCGATCATTCGCGGGATGGACGGCGACCGGATCCGGCTGCTGCAGAACGGCGTCGCGGCCTACGACGCGTCCTCGCTGTCGTACGACCACGCCGTGCCGCAGGACCCGCTGTCGATCGAGCGTGTCGAGATCGTGCGCGGCCCGGCCGCGCTGCTGTACGGCGGCAACGCGGTGGGCGGCGTCGTCAACACGATCGACAACCGGATTCCGCGCGAAGCGATCGAAGGCGTGACGGGTGCGCTCGACGCGCGCTACGGCGGCGCGAACTCCGTGCGCGCGGGCGCCGCGCAAGTCGAAGGCGGCAACGGCCGCTTCGCATTCCATGTCGACGCGTTCGATCGCGAGACGAGCAAGCTGCGGATTCCCGGCTACGCGCGCAGCAGCACGCAACGCGCGATCGACGGCCCCGACACGCCGCAGCCGTACGGCAGCGTGCCGAACAGCGACGGCCGCGTGCACGGCGGCGCGCTCGGCGCGTCGTACACGTGGGCGGACGGCTTCGCGGGCCTGTCGTACAGCGGCTACGAATCGAACTACGGCTCCGTCGCGGAGAGCGACGTGCGCCTGCGGATGCGCCAGGAGCGCCTCGCGTTCGCGTCCGAGGTGCGCAACCTGAGCGGGCCGTTCACGAAGCTGAAATTCGACTTCGCGTACACCGACTACCGTCACAAGGAAGTCGACAACGGCGAGACGGCGACCACCTTCCGCAACCGCGGTTACGAGGCGCGCATCGAGGCGCGGCATCGCAAGATCGGCCCGTTCGAAGGCGCGATCGGCGTGCAGTTCGGCCAGAACACGTTCTCCGCGCTCGGCGACGAGATGCTCGTGCCGTCCACGCGCACGAACAGCGTCGCGCTGTTCGGCCTCGAGGAATGGCAGGTCGTCCCGGCGCTGAAGCTGAGCCTCGGCGGGCGCTTCGAACATGTGAAGGTCGATCCCGATCCGGCCGGCGTCGAGAAATTCGCGGGCGCGCAGCCGCGCGATTTCAACGCGGGCAGCCTGTCGGCCGGCGCGCTGTTCACGTTGACGCCGGTGTGGTCGGTCGCGGCGAACGTCGCGTACACCGAACGCGCGCCGACCTTCTACGAGCTGTACTCGAACGGCCCGCACGACGCGACCGGCCAGTTCCTGATCGGCAACCCGAACGCGTCGAAGGAAAAGGCCGTGTCGACCGACCTGTCACTGCGCTACGCGAGCGGCCCGAACCGCGGCAGCGTCGGCGTGTTCTACAACCGCTTCTCGAACTACCTGACCGAGTACAACACGGGCCGCGTCGTGAACGACGACGGCGAGCCCGTCGCGCCCGGCACCGACGGTTCGCTCAACGAGGCGATCTATCGCGGCGTGCGCGCCGAGTTCTACGGCGTCGAGCTCGACGGCAAATGGCGCGCCTTCTCGCGGCGCGGCCATACGGTCGACCTGGAGCTGACGGCCGACTACACGCACGCGCGCAACGTCGACACGGGCCAGCCGCTGCCGCGCATCGCGCCGCTGCGTGCGACGCTCGCGGCCGATTACGGCTACGGCCCGTTCGGTGCGCGCGCGCAGGTCACGCATGCGTGGTCGCAGCATCGCGTGCCCGACAACGACTTCTCGACGGACGGCTACACGTCGCTCGGCGTGATGCTGACCTACAAGTTCCGCGTCGGCGCCACGCGCTGGCTCGCCTACCTGCGCGGCGACAACCTGACGAACCAGGAAATCCGCTACGCCACCTCGGTCGTGCGCGGCTTTGCACCGGAAGGCGGCCGCAGCGTGATGGCCGGTTTGCGCACCACGTTCTGA
- a CDS encoding MarR family winged helix-turn-helix transcriptional regulator produces the protein MSERRRLFFLLNLGQRRVQRWVDRKAETDTRASAAQAGVLFFLDKQDGALIGEVGAALQLAPSAMTGLADRMAKAGLIARHADSDDGRATRLFLTDAGQSALKHARVVLRELNAKLCDGFSDAELDVVARWLQALQERFTPER, from the coding sequence TTGAGCGAACGACGACGACTGTTTTTCCTGTTGAACCTTGGCCAGCGACGCGTGCAGCGCTGGGTCGACCGCAAGGCGGAAACCGACACGCGCGCGAGCGCCGCGCAGGCCGGCGTGCTGTTCTTTCTCGACAAGCAGGACGGCGCGCTGATCGGCGAAGTCGGCGCGGCGCTGCAGCTCGCGCCCTCCGCGATGACCGGCCTCGCCGACCGGATGGCGAAAGCCGGACTGATCGCGCGCCACGCCGATTCGGACGACGGCCGCGCGACCCGCCTGTTCCTGACCGATGCGGGCCAGTCGGCGCTCAAGCATGCGCGCGTGGTGCTGCGCGAACTGAACGCGAAACTGTGCGACGGGTTTTCCGACGCAGAACTCGATGTCGTCGCACGCTGGCTGCAGGCGTTGCAGGAACGGTTTACGCCGGAACGCTGA
- the adhP gene encoding alcohol dehydrogenase AdhP, translating to MTQTMKAAVVHAFGEPLRIEEVPVPVPGPGQILVNIKASGVCHTDLHAADGDWPVKPSLPFIPGHEGVGIVAAVGAGVTHVREGDRVGVPWLYTACGHCEYCHTGWETLCHGQQNTGYSVNGSYAEYVLADPDYVGHLPAQVAFDEIAPILCAGVTVYKGIRVTDTRPGQWIAISGIGGLGHVAVQYARAMGLHVAAIDISPDKLALARQLGAQLTIDASIDDPAKVIQKEIGGAHGVLVTAVSRGAFAQALGMVRRGGTVALNGLPPGDFPLPIFSTVLNGITVRGSIVGTRRDLQESLDFAADGLVRAHIHRDRLGNINDVLAKLREGKVDGRIVLTDMR from the coding sequence ATGACGCAAACCATGAAAGCGGCCGTGGTGCACGCCTTCGGCGAACCGTTGCGCATCGAGGAAGTGCCCGTGCCGGTGCCGGGCCCCGGCCAGATTCTCGTCAACATCAAGGCATCGGGCGTCTGCCATACCGATCTGCACGCGGCCGACGGCGACTGGCCCGTCAAACCGTCGCTGCCGTTCATTCCGGGCCATGAAGGCGTGGGCATCGTCGCGGCCGTCGGTGCGGGCGTCACGCACGTGCGCGAGGGCGATCGCGTCGGCGTGCCGTGGCTCTACACGGCCTGCGGCCATTGCGAGTACTGCCACACGGGCTGGGAAACGCTGTGCCATGGCCAGCAGAACACCGGCTATTCGGTGAACGGCAGCTACGCGGAATACGTGCTGGCCGATCCCGACTACGTCGGCCATCTGCCGGCGCAGGTCGCGTTCGACGAGATCGCGCCGATCCTGTGCGCGGGCGTGACCGTCTACAAGGGCATTCGCGTGACCGATACGCGCCCCGGCCAGTGGATCGCGATCTCGGGGATCGGCGGGCTCGGGCACGTGGCGGTGCAATACGCGCGCGCGATGGGCCTGCACGTTGCGGCGATCGACATTTCGCCGGACAAGCTCGCGCTCGCGCGGCAACTCGGCGCGCAACTGACGATCGACGCATCGATCGACGATCCCGCGAAGGTGATCCAGAAGGAAATCGGCGGCGCGCACGGCGTGCTCGTCACGGCGGTGTCGCGCGGCGCGTTTGCGCAGGCGCTCGGGATGGTGCGGCGCGGCGGCACGGTTGCGCTCAACGGGTTGCCGCCCGGCGATTTTCCGTTGCCAATCTTCTCGACGGTGCTGAACGGTATCACCGTGCGCGGCTCGATCGTCGGCACGCGGCGCGACCTGCAGGAATCGCTCGATTTCGCGGCCGACGGCCTCGTGCGCGCGCATATCCATCGCGACCGGCTCGGCAACATCAACGACGTGCTCGCGAAGCTGCGCGAAGGCAAGGTGGACGGGCGCATCGTGCTGACCGACATGCGGTGA
- a CDS encoding methyl-accepting chemotaxis protein, with translation MSIKTKLLGGFGLLAAVVVIVSGMALKALSDTNAEFSRYMNGINARANLSAQIRTAVDRRAIAARNLVLVTKPSDVELELAEVNQAHKDVQERLAKLKDMMANATDTSDRARELVGDIVRIEGSYGPVALRIVGLAQAGKKDEATADIDANCRPLLAQLVRATDAYAAYTHERELAIAQEFTDRYVMERNLLAGICLIAVAVAVCGGLWLTRKITVPIGAAVDVARTVANGDLGSRIQVNGNDETRDLLEALRTMNERLIGIVGRVRDSSNSIAHAVGEIASGNLDLSQRTEEQAASLQETAATMEEFTSTVRLNAENAQQASTLAANASDVAQRGSSVVGRVVDTMTEIGHSSSKIADITGIIEGIAFQTNILALNAAVEAARAGEQGRGFAVVASEVRSLAQRSSTAAKEIKELISASVQTIQDGSALAGEAGKTMSDVTQAVARVTDIMGEIAAASAEQSRGIDQVNLTITQMDETTQQNAALVEQAAAASKSLEAQGRELSETVSAFRMPSGAHTTSPGTHAQEADTRHWQPATA, from the coding sequence ATGAGCATCAAAACTAAGCTGCTGGGCGGCTTCGGCTTGCTCGCCGCAGTCGTCGTGATCGTGTCGGGCATGGCCCTCAAGGCACTGTCCGATACCAACGCCGAGTTTTCCCGCTACATGAACGGCATCAACGCGCGCGCGAATCTGTCCGCGCAAATCCGCACCGCGGTCGACCGGCGAGCGATCGCCGCGCGCAATCTCGTGCTCGTCACCAAACCGTCCGACGTCGAGCTCGAACTGGCCGAAGTGAACCAGGCGCACAAGGACGTGCAGGAACGTCTCGCGAAGCTCAAGGACATGATGGCGAACGCGACCGACACGTCCGATCGCGCACGCGAACTGGTGGGCGACATCGTGCGTATCGAAGGCAGCTACGGGCCCGTCGCGCTGCGCATCGTCGGGCTTGCGCAGGCCGGCAAGAAGGACGAGGCCACCGCCGACATCGATGCGAATTGCCGTCCGCTGCTCGCGCAGCTGGTGCGCGCGACCGACGCGTACGCGGCCTACACGCATGAACGCGAACTCGCGATCGCGCAGGAATTCACGGATCGCTACGTGATGGAGCGCAACCTGCTGGCCGGCATCTGCCTGATCGCCGTCGCGGTCGCCGTCTGTGGCGGCCTGTGGCTCACACGCAAGATCACGGTGCCGATCGGCGCGGCGGTGGACGTCGCGCGCACGGTGGCGAACGGCGATCTCGGCAGCCGCATCCAGGTGAACGGCAACGACGAGACGCGCGATCTGCTCGAAGCATTGCGAACGATGAACGAGCGGCTGATCGGCATCGTCGGCCGTGTGCGCGATTCGTCGAACAGCATCGCGCATGCGGTGGGCGAGATCGCGTCGGGCAACCTCGACCTGAGCCAGCGCACCGAGGAACAGGCCGCGTCGCTGCAGGAAACCGCCGCGACGATGGAAGAATTCACGTCGACGGTACGGCTGAACGCAGAGAACGCGCAACAGGCGAGCACGCTCGCCGCGAACGCGTCGGATGTGGCGCAGCGCGGCAGCTCGGTGGTCGGCCGCGTGGTCGACACGATGACGGAGATCGGTCACAGCTCGTCGAAGATCGCCGACATCACGGGCATCATCGAAGGCATCGCGTTCCAGACCAACATCCTCGCGCTGAACGCGGCCGTCGAAGCGGCGCGCGCGGGCGAACAGGGCCGCGGCTTCGCGGTCGTCGCGAGCGAGGTGCGCAGTCTCGCGCAGCGCTCGTCGACGGCGGCGAAGGAAATCAAGGAACTGATCTCCGCATCGGTGCAGACGATCCAGGACGGCTCGGCGCTCGCGGGCGAAGCCGGCAAGACGATGTCCGACGTCACGCAGGCCGTCGCGCGCGTGACGGACATCATGGGCGAGATCGCGGCGGCATCGGCCGAGCAGAGCCGCGGCATCGACCAGGTGAACCTGACGATCACGCAAATGGACGAGACGACCCAGCAGAACGCGGCGCTCGTCGAACAGGCCGCGGCCGCATCGAAATCGCTCGAGGCGCAGGGCCGCGAGCTTTCCGAAACGGTCTCCGCGTTCCGGATGCCGTCCGGCGCGCACACGACGTCGCCGGGCACGCATGCGCAGGAAGCCGATACGCGTCACTGGCAGCCGGCCACCGCATAA
- a CDS encoding serine aminopeptidase domain-containing protein, which produces MTAQPIEFSAIDGYPLRGTLWTPDAEPRALVLIHPATAVPERLYAGFARFLTGRGFAALTYNYRGIHASRPARLGALQASMRDWMELDVGAATAWARQAYDGLPLLAVGHSVGGHAIGLSAGTVHLRAAVLVAAHAGSTRLIASAAERLKVRLILRVLGPLMSAVLGYVPGKRLGLGEDLPAGVFREWSRWTTLPRYFFDDPALGAAERYAKQRLPILALGFDDDPWANPVAIDLLVSYFTGAAVERRQVDPHAAGTGPVGHMGFFRSRPGSVLWPGIADWLAQALDTPRQASRPSLSIAVGNPA; this is translated from the coding sequence ATGACTGCCCAACCCATCGAGTTCTCCGCCATCGACGGTTATCCGCTGCGCGGCACGCTGTGGACGCCCGACGCCGAACCGCGCGCGCTGGTGCTGATCCATCCGGCGACGGCGGTGCCGGAGCGGCTGTACGCCGGCTTCGCGCGCTTCCTGACGGGGCGCGGCTTTGCGGCGCTGACCTACAACTATCGCGGCATCCATGCGTCACGGCCCGCGCGGCTGGGCGCGCTGCAGGCCAGCATGCGCGACTGGATGGAACTCGACGTGGGCGCGGCGACCGCCTGGGCGCGGCAGGCGTACGACGGGTTGCCGCTGCTGGCGGTCGGCCATAGCGTCGGAGGGCATGCGATCGGGCTCTCCGCCGGCACGGTGCACCTGCGCGCGGCCGTGCTCGTCGCGGCGCACGCGGGCAGCACGCGGCTGATCGCGAGCGCGGCCGAACGCCTGAAGGTGCGGCTGATCCTGCGCGTGCTCGGCCCGCTGATGTCCGCGGTGCTCGGCTACGTGCCCGGCAAGCGGCTCGGACTGGGCGAGGACTTGCCGGCCGGGGTGTTCCGAGAATGGAGCCGCTGGACGACGCTGCCGCGTTATTTCTTCGATGATCCGGCGCTCGGCGCCGCCGAACGCTACGCGAAACAACGGCTGCCGATCCTCGCGCTGGGCTTCGACGACGATCCGTGGGCGAATCCCGTCGCGATCGACCTGCTGGTAAGCTACTTCACCGGCGCAGCGGTCGAACGCCGCCAGGTCGATCCGCACGCGGCGGGCACCGGCCCGGTCGGGCACATGGGCTTCTTCCGCAGCCGGCCCGGCTCGGTGCTGTGGCCAGGCATCGCCGACTGGCTCGCGCAGGCGCTCGACACGCCGCGCCAAGCGAGCCGCCCCTCCCTTTCCATTGCTGTCGGGAACCCAGCTTGA
- a CDS encoding ABC transporter substrate-binding protein, with translation MLSRIVTALLLALAAQPGIAKDTVTLRVGEQNYFNIQASMEASGVLKDLPYTIEWKHFQAAAPVAESLNGNAIDLGFLGDSALLTLAARGAPVKVVAVSRQSLDGVAILVPKNSPVRTVADLQGKTVAVWRGAWSQQLVLRALEHAGVRADSVKYAYLMPIDATNALANGSVDAVSLWEPFVSTLALRQGARPITTAQGLMPALSFVAANEQAASGKRAEITDFLKRVVAARQWVDSHPREYADLWAKRAKLEPDVAYRWLNNAKQRVGPVDDTAAKDAQNTADFLHKAGVIPAAYDTSKLLDRSYAGAFAAPGQKTEKTAAAQ, from the coding sequence TTGCTGAGCCGAATCGTCACGGCGCTCTTGCTGGCGCTTGCTGCGCAGCCGGGCATCGCGAAAGACACCGTCACGCTGCGCGTCGGTGAACAGAACTACTTCAACATCCAGGCGTCGATGGAGGCGTCCGGCGTGCTGAAGGACCTGCCTTACACGATCGAGTGGAAGCATTTCCAGGCCGCCGCGCCCGTTGCCGAGAGCCTGAACGGCAACGCGATCGACCTCGGTTTCCTCGGGGATTCCGCGCTGCTCACGCTGGCCGCGCGCGGCGCGCCGGTCAAGGTCGTCGCGGTGTCGCGGCAAAGCCTCGACGGCGTCGCGATCCTCGTGCCGAAGAATTCGCCCGTTCGCACCGTGGCCGACCTGCAAGGCAAGACCGTCGCCGTGTGGCGCGGCGCGTGGAGCCAGCAGCTCGTGCTGCGCGCGCTCGAGCACGCGGGCGTGCGTGCGGATTCGGTCAAGTACGCGTACCTGATGCCGATCGACGCGACCAACGCACTCGCGAACGGCTCGGTCGACGCCGTGTCGCTGTGGGAGCCGTTCGTCAGCACGCTCGCGTTGCGGCAGGGCGCGCGGCCCATTACCACCGCGCAGGGGCTGATGCCTGCGCTGAGCTTCGTCGCCGCGAACGAGCAGGCCGCGTCGGGCAAACGCGCGGAGATCACCGATTTCCTGAAGCGCGTCGTGGCGGCGCGCCAGTGGGTCGACAGCCATCCGCGCGAGTATGCGGACCTGTGGGCGAAGCGTGCGAAGCTCGAACCCGACGTCGCATACCGCTGGCTCAACAATGCGAAGCAGCGCGTGGGCCCGGTCGACGACACGGCTGCGAAGGATGCGCAGAACACGGCCGATTTCTTGCACAAGGCCGGCGTGATTCCGGCCGCGTACGACACGTCGAAGCTGCTCGACCGCTCGTATGCGGGCGCGTTCGCAGCGCCCGGGCAAAAGACCGAAAAGACGGCCGCCGCGCAGTGA
- a CDS encoding LLM class flavin-dependent oxidoreductase, whose protein sequence is MPVDIIGMITATPGAEVDVPGGAAVQPDYVRRFAQAHEAAGFDQILVGHFSNAADGFIVASFAAAATERSRLLLAHRPGVIVPSAAARQISTLDAFSGGRLALNVVSGGDDTDLQRDGDFVAHDARYRRTGEYLDVLKRIWLADAPVDHDGEFYRLRGASPLVKGAQRPHVPIYFGGSSPAALAVAGEHAEVYMTWGEPLDAVREQIARVRAAAAPFGRMPRISVSFRPIVAETEAAAWEKAETIRERVRAARVANGQPIAGHAPQNAGSQRLMAAAAQGDVLDERLWMGVANLTGARWNSTALVGTPEQVARALGAYYRLGVSTFLIRGFDPLDDALAYGRDLIPAIHAHVAELDRYHAAVTA, encoded by the coding sequence ATGCCAGTCGACATCATCGGCATGATCACCGCGACACCCGGCGCGGAGGTCGACGTACCGGGCGGCGCGGCCGTCCAGCCCGACTACGTGCGCCGCTTCGCGCAGGCGCACGAGGCCGCGGGCTTCGACCAGATCCTGGTCGGTCATTTCAGCAACGCGGCGGACGGTTTCATCGTCGCGTCGTTCGCGGCTGCGGCGACCGAGCGCAGCCGCCTCCTGCTCGCGCACCGGCCCGGCGTGATCGTGCCGTCGGCCGCCGCGCGGCAGATCTCAACGCTCGACGCGTTCAGCGGCGGCCGTCTCGCGCTGAACGTCGTGTCGGGCGGCGACGATACGGACCTGCAGCGCGACGGCGATTTCGTCGCGCACGACGCGCGTTACCGCCGCACCGGCGAATATCTCGACGTGCTGAAGCGGATCTGGCTCGCCGACGCGCCAGTCGATCACGACGGCGAGTTCTACCGGCTGCGCGGCGCGTCGCCGCTCGTGAAGGGCGCGCAGCGGCCGCATGTGCCGATCTATTTCGGCGGCTCGTCGCCGGCCGCGCTCGCGGTTGCGGGCGAACACGCGGAGGTCTACATGACGTGGGGCGAGCCGCTCGACGCGGTGCGCGAGCAGATCGCGCGCGTGCGCGCCGCCGCCGCGCCGTTCGGGCGCATGCCGCGCATCAGCGTGTCGTTCCGGCCGATCGTCGCCGAGACGGAAGCGGCTGCGTGGGAGAAAGCCGAGACGATCCGTGAGCGCGTGCGCGCGGCGCGGGTCGCGAACGGCCAGCCGATCGCCGGCCACGCGCCGCAGAACGCGGGCTCGCAGCGGCTGATGGCGGCCGCCGCGCAGGGCGACGTGCTCGACGAGCGGCTGTGGATGGGCGTCGCGAACCTGACCGGCGCGCGCTGGAATTCGACCGCGCTGGTCGGCACGCCGGAGCAGGTCGCGCGTGCGCTCGGCGCGTATTACCGGCTCGGCGTGTCGACGTTCCTGATTCGCGGGTTCGATCCGCTCGACGATGCGCTGGCCTACGGGCGCGATCTGATTCCGGCGATTCATGCGCATGTCGCGGAGCTCGACCGGTATCACGCGGCGGTCACGGCGTAG
- the otsA gene encoding alpha,alpha-trehalose-phosphate synthase (UDP-forming), with protein sequence MSRLVVVSNRIADPRKAAAGGLAVAVKDSLQETGGVWFGWSGRLRGGDDQPSHGDEVQIQNVGGIQLATIDLDPQDYDAYYLGYSNNVLWPVFHYRLDLAQFDRRFADGYRRVNQLFARKLRTLLRPDDTIWVHDYQLIPLAAELRAMGCTNPIGFFLHIPMPPPPIMAAIPEHEWLMRSLFAYDLVGFQTESDLLHFEHYVEAEAGAARLQDGRLRAFGRTLSAGAFPIGINVDEFESLARDRDGIDMFERMRDEYSRRQLLVGVDRLDYTKGLPQRVHAFRELLEQYPENRDRATLIQIAAPSREDLGAYDDLRREMDSLCGAINGDYGELEWMPMRYIHRTVARKRLPGLYRASRVALVTPLRDGMNLVAKEFLAAQDAADPGVLVLSRFAGAAEQLKSALLVNPYETQGTAQAIQRALAMPLEERRQRHAALMAIVRKTDVHWWRTRFLDALAEAAEVAAATAP encoded by the coding sequence GTGAGCCGACTCGTCGTCGTATCCAATCGCATTGCAGATCCCCGTAAAGCCGCGGCCGGTGGCCTTGCCGTTGCCGTGAAGGACAGCCTGCAGGAAACCGGCGGCGTCTGGTTCGGCTGGAGCGGCAGGCTACGCGGCGGCGACGATCAGCCGTCGCATGGCGACGAGGTCCAGATCCAGAACGTCGGTGGCATCCAGCTCGCGACCATCGATCTCGATCCGCAGGATTACGACGCGTATTACCTCGGTTATTCGAACAACGTGCTGTGGCCGGTGTTTCACTACCGGCTCGATCTCGCCCAGTTCGACCGGCGTTTCGCCGACGGCTACCGGCGCGTGAACCAGCTGTTCGCGCGCAAGCTGCGCACGCTGCTGCGCCCCGACGACACCATCTGGGTCCACGACTACCAACTGATTCCGCTCGCCGCCGAACTGCGCGCGATGGGCTGCACGAATCCGATCGGCTTCTTCCTGCACATCCCGATGCCGCCGCCGCCGATCATGGCCGCGATCCCCGAACACGAATGGCTGATGCGCTCGCTGTTCGCGTACGACCTGGTCGGCTTCCAGACCGAATCGGACCTGCTGCACTTCGAGCATTACGTCGAAGCGGAAGCCGGCGCCGCGCGGCTGCAGGACGGCCGCCTGCGCGCGTTCGGCCGCACGCTGTCGGCCGGTGCGTTCCCGATCGGCATCAACGTCGACGAGTTCGAATCGCTCGCGCGCGATCGCGACGGCATCGACATGTTCGAGCGGATGCGCGACGAATATTCGCGCCGCCAGTTGCTCGTCGGTGTCGACCGGCTCGACTACACGAAGGGGCTGCCGCAGCGCGTGCATGCGTTCCGCGAGTTGCTCGAACAGTATCCGGAGAACCGCGATCGCGCGACGCTGATCCAGATCGCCGCGCCGAGCCGCGAGGATCTCGGCGCGTACGACGACCTGCGGCGCGAGATGGACAGCCTGTGCGGCGCGATCAACGGCGACTACGGTGAACTCGAATGGATGCCGATGCGCTACATCCACCGCACCGTCGCGCGCAAGCGCTTGCCGGGCCTCTACCGCGCGAGCCGCGTCGCGCTCGTCACGCCGCTGCGCGACGGGATGAACCTCGTGGCGAAGGAGTTCCTGGCCGCGCAGGACGCGGCCGATCCGGGCGTGCTCGTGCTGTCGCGTTTCGCGGGCGCGGCCGAGCAGTTGAAATCGGCGCTGCTCGTCAATCCGTACGAAACGCAAGGCACCGCGCAGGCGATCCAGCGCGCGCTCGCGATGCCGCTCGAGGAGCGCCGCCAGCGTCACGCGGCGCTGATGGCGATCGTGCGCAAGACCGACGTGCACTGGTGGCGCACGCGTTTTCTCGATGCGCTCGCCGAAGCAGCCGAAGTCGCCGCGGCCACCGCGCCCTGA